The DNA region TGTTAAATTTATAAAAGATATGAATTCATATAATGCAGAACCTTTAATGTTTAATAGTGAAATAGAAGATAAGAATATGTATAAAATATATGGATAATTTTATTTACAAATATTATTATATGTGTTAAAATGGCATTTGTAGGCCGCACGCATAGGGTTTTATATTAAACATGAAATTAAATTTTGTGTACCTGAGTTGGCGAGACTGGTTTGAGGAGGTGTTTTAATGTACGCAGTAATTACTACTGGAGGAAAACAGTATAAAGTTTCAGAAGGAGACGTAATATTCGTTGAGAAACTAGAAGCTGAAGTTGATTCAAATGTTGAATTGACAAACGTTCTTGCAGTTGCAAAAGAAGACGGATTTGTTGTAGGTAAACCTGTAGTTGAAGGAGCTAAAGTTGTTGCTAAAGTAGCAGAACAAGGAAAAGCTAAGAAGGTTATAGTATTCAAATATAAACGTAAAAAGGACTACAGAAGAAAACAAGGTCACAGACAACCTTATACTAAGCTTGTAATTGAAAAGATTGAAGCTTAGTCATGATTAATATTGTTTT from Clostridium pasteurianum BC1 includes:
- the rplU gene encoding 50S ribosomal protein L21 — translated: MYAVITTGGKQYKVSEGDVIFVEKLEAEVDSNVELTNVLAVAKEDGFVVGKPVVEGAKVVAKVAEQGKAKKVIVFKYKRKKDYRRKQGHRQPYTKLVIEKIEA